A window of Natronobacterium texcoconense genomic DNA:
CCCGGCCTGCCGTCCACGGACGCCCGGGGCCCCAGCCCATGACGACTTTGTCCGCCTGTTCCCGACGGGCGACGTCGAACAGTTCCTCGAAGCCACGGTGAGAGGCGACCGTCCGAACGTTGACGGGGACGTCCATCGTCTCTGTGCTCTCGCGAACACGGGTCATCAGCCGCTGGGACTCTTCGTCGATGCGCCGGAGGTGTTCGGACCCCTCCTCGAGAGGAGTCTGGTCGGGAACTTCGACGACGTGGACGGCTTCGACGACGCCGTCGTTTGCTTTCGCGACGACACTTGCGAGCGAAAGGAGGTTCGACTCCGTGCGGGGGTTCGAGACGGGGACGACGACCGTGTACTCGTCGTTATCGGCCGGTCGAGCGGCAGTCGCGGCAGACACTGCGACGTCCGGCATCTCCTCGGACCGGTCCAGAATGTACGAACCGAGAATCCCCTCGAGTTCGGTCTCGGTTCGTGCATACCAGAAGTACCAGACGACCGCGAAGACGACGAACGCCCCGGCGATCAGGGTCGCGAGGTTGTCCATGTAGTAGATCAGGGCCAGCGAGAGGACGAAGCCGGTAATCGGCAGGTACGGGTAGAACGGCACCTCGAAGTCCGGATCGTACTCCGGTGGGTTCGTCTCGCGGAAGACGATCAGCGAGGCGTTGATCAGCGCGTAGACGACGAGGTGGAGGATGCTGGCCGCACTCGAGAGAATCTCGACTGTCTCGCCGAGCGCGACGATGAAGATAATAATCATGGCCCCGGTGACCGCGATCGATCGGTACGGCGTCGCGAACCGGGGGTGAATCGCGTTGAGCGAGTCCGAGACGATCTTATCTCGCCCCATCGCGAAGTTGATGCGGGCCGAGGCGAGGATCGACGCGTTCGCGCTCGAAGCCGTCGCGAGCAGTGCCGCGATGGTGATCGACGTCACGCCGGCTCCCAGCAGCGAAATCTCAAGGCTGGCAACCGTGAACGCGTAGTCGAAGACGATCTCGGCGGCGTAGGACATCGGTGCGGCCTCGACTTCGTCGAGGAAGAACTCGTCGTGTGGGATCAGGCCCATCAGGAGGCCGACGAGGATCGTGTAGATCACCATCACGATGCCGACGCTGCCGATAATTGCGATGGGGAGGTTGCGGCCGGGGTTCTTGAGTTCCTCGCCGATCGTCGCAATCTTTGCGTAACCGAGATAGGAGACGAACACGAGCGCTGCGCCGGGAAGGATCGCGGCCGTCCCTTCGGGCGTGTAGCTTCCGTCGACGGTGACGGTTCCCCAGTCGAACGAGAAGAAGCCGACGATGGCGAAGATCGTCAGCAGACCGAGCAGGATCGTAACGATCACGGTCTGGATACCGCCGGTCTCTTTCGCACCCATGTAGTTGACG
This region includes:
- a CDS encoding amino acid permease, whose amino-acid sequence is MTGGDEELAKDLGLISALAIGIGTMIGAGIFVLPGIAAQEAGPAVVLSFIIGGMIAMINAFSVSELGTAMPKAGGAYYYINRALGPLFGSISGMGDWIGLAFASAFYAIGFGGYLADLLDGIVVTVPGLGELALLPTIAIGPLVLTDIQIGAVLAGIAFVGVNYMGAKETGGIQTVIVTILLGLLTIFAIVGFFSFDWGTVTVDGSYTPEGTAAILPGAALVFVSYLGYAKIATIGEELKNPGRNLPIAIIGSVGIVMVIYTILVGLLMGLIPHDEFFLDEVEAAPMSYAAEIVFDYAFTVASLEISLLGAGVTSITIAALLATASSANASILASARINFAMGRDKIVSDSLNAIHPRFATPYRSIAVTGAMIIIFIVALGETVEILSSAASILHLVVYALINASLIVFRETNPPEYDPDFEVPFYPYLPITGFVLSLALIYYMDNLATLIAGAFVVFAVVWYFWYARTETELEGILGSYILDRSEEMPDVAVSAATAARPADNDEYTVVVPVSNPRTESNLLSLASVVAKANDGVVEAVHVVEVPDQTPLEEGSEHLRRIDEESQRLMTRVRESTETMDVPVNVRTVASHRGFEELFDVARREQADKVVMGWGPGRPWTAGRAERPIDELTHDLPCDFLVFDDEGLETDRVLVPTAGGPDSDLSAEVARYMRDQLDSEITLMHVVDGDQDRVDGEEFLTAWASDHDLEDAEILIDTSGDVEGAIAGAAAEHSLLVIGATERGLLSRLLRGSLAYDVVNEVDCSVILAERPTSRSLWERLFAR